In Zonotrichia leucophrys gambelii isolate GWCS_2022_RI chromosome 6, RI_Zleu_2.0, whole genome shotgun sequence, one genomic interval encodes:
- the LOC135449872 gene encoding microsomal triglyceride transfer protein-like isoform X1, whose translation MDPQAVRGCLCLLCFSLLRAAKGNLLPSFHPRSLYQYQYSLAVQLQHASTPSPWGARLQAEALIHLQQLWRDPGGEELLQLQVKAFYGNEAENILISNLKRGITSLFQLQPHASTTVEEDASGSCQVTYTVSNHSIIKTKDLLSCSKPKSGFTSMNKIFGVEWQPFSRSQYVVRDSLLQSVLAEESHVVAPALRSRSGIKISSRQQLQLVSPAVQGLAEASGQSLENVLAGTGAQPQPLGMASLPFRRVCTHCPSLRAFLKAFDRQRVRTDTSRVATAWQFQRFIQMLRSAKKRDVLQLLRRAPEEARPFLVEAAVATQSVASLAALSDFLDFSQEPKSILEKFLYAAAFSPRPSGELLQLVLDKLDGKQLAPEIWETGIVALGSLVGKLCQQKLCGLQVVERGVETILRGLRGAQEEPRVVISLLALGNARLLETIPTLLEHAEGGPTAVTTAATSALQRFPAHHISSKVKQVMRRIFHQKRKSYDKTCRLAAAEILLDNHPLPMDVINILLATTEMETEVATFLLLKVQNSLRDHHHLARKILKDIMGDPRINNYNFFSKAGISSSFSGPLAVTQDLTSTFGLDLLFLEGGFLRKSVSDFSLLSHGQRLHAAQVTFEAQGMESMMGESLSEGEEEPELMAGMVATFFDVQLRPIVFFQGYTDLMGKVLLSSGEPTCVVRGNLLLMDHHQVIPLQSGLQVTVKLQGGLGLDISADMDVSIWEQELKTSVNARGSLAMDFQAELDSPLLQATLRSQTEVETSIHFDTQLRFSSSPMLMCLQLREEQVPYREVLSVSQSAGSRSSTARRGRRGAVPGREFALHQTNSKVCNILLAAEKE comes from the exons ATGGATCCACAGGCAGTTCGGGGATGCTTGtgcctgctttgcttttccctcctgAGAGCAGCAAAAG GGAATCTGCTGCCTTCTTTCCATCCCAGGAGCCTGTATCAGTACCAGTACTCCCTGGCTGTCCAGCTGCAGCACGCCTCCACACCATCCCCGTGGGGGGCCCGGCTGCAGGCTGAGGCACTGAtccatctgcagcagctctggagggacCCAGGTGGGGAGGAACTGCTCCAGCTTCAG gtCAAAGCTTTCTACGGGAATGAAGCAGAAAACATCCTGATCTCCAACCTGAAACGAGGCATCACCAGTCTGTTCCAGCTTCAGCCCCATGCCAGCACCACAGTGGAG GAAGATGCCTCTGGAAGCTGCCAGGTCACCTACACCGTGTCCAACCATTCCATCATCAAGACCAAAGATCTCCTCAGCTGCTCGAAGCCCAAGTCTGGATTCACCTCCATGAACAAA ATTTTTGGAGTGGAGTGGCAGCCCTTCAGCAGAAGCCAGTACGTGGTGAGGGACAGCCTGCTGCAGTCAGTCCTGGCAGAGGAAAGCCACGTGGTGGCTCCAGCCCTGAGATCCCGCTCCGGCATCAAAATCAGTTCAAG gcagcagctccagctggtgTCTCCTGCAGTGCAAGGGCTGGCAGAGGCATCTGGACAAAGCCTTGAGAATgtgctggctggcacaggggcacagccccagcccctgggcatGGCCAGCCTGCCCTTCAGGAGGGTCTGCACGCACTGCCCGTCG CTGAGAGCCTTCCTGAAGGCGTTTGACAGGCAGAGAGTCAGAACAGACACCTCGAGGGTGGCGACAGCCTGGCAGTTCCAGAGGTTCATCCAGATGCTGCGCAGCGCCAAGaagagggatgtgctgcagctgctgaggagagccCCCGAGGAGGCACG ccccttcctggtGGAGGCAGCGGTGGCCACACAATCGGTGGCTTCCTTGGCAGCGCTCTCAGATTTCCTGGATTTCAGCCAGGAgcccaaatccatcctggagAAGTTTCTCTATGCAGCAGCTTTCTCTCCCCGGCCTTCAGGAGAGCTTCTCCAGCTCGTCCTG GACAAGCTGGATGGGAAGCAGCTGGCACCTGAGATCTGGGAGACAGGAATAGTTGCTCTGGGCTCTCTGGtgggcaagctgtgccagcagaagctctgtgggctgcag GTGGTGGAGCGTGGGGTGGAAACCATCCTTAGGGGGCTCAGAggtgcccaggaggagcccagggtggtcatttccctgctggccctggggaaTGCAAGGCTCCTTGAGACCATCCCGACCCTCCTGGAGCACGCTGAGGGCGGTCCCACGGCTGTCACCACCGCTGccacctctgccctgcagcGATTCCCCGCTCACCACATCTCCAGCAAG GTGAAGCAAGTGATGAGGAGGATTTTCCACCAGAAGAGGAAGAGTTATGACAAAACCTGTCgcctggcagctgcagaaatCCTCCTGGATAACCACCCCCTGCCCATGGATGTCATCAACATCCTGCTGGCCACCACCGAGATGGAGACAGAGGTGGCCACGTTCCTGCTGCTGAAGGTGCAGAACAGCCTGCGTGACCACCACCACCTGGCAAG gAAGATACTGAAAGACATCATGGGAGACCCACGGATCAACAATTACAACTTCTTCTCCAAAGCTGGCATCTCCTCTTCTTTCTCAGGACCTCTGGCAG TCACCCAGGACCTGACCTCCACTTTTGGGCTGGACCTGCTCTTTTTGGAGGGTGGATTCCTGAGGAAGAGCGTCTCCGacttctccctgctcagccacgGCCAGCGGCTCCATGCAGCTCAG GTGACTTTTGAAGCACAAGGGATGGAGTCGATGATGGGGGAAAGCCTCTCGGAAGGAGAAGAGGAGCCAGAGCTCATGGCTGGGATGGTAGCCACCTTCTTTGACGTCCAGCTGCGGCCAATTGTCTTCTTCCAGGGATACACAGACCTGATGGGCAAGGTCCTGCTGAGCAGTGGAGAGCCCACCTGTGTGGTCAGGGGGAACCTCCTGCTGATGGACCATCACCAG GTCATTCCTCTGCAGTCTGGCCTCCAAGTGACCGTCAAACTccagggtgggctggggctggacaTCTCAGCTGACATGGATGTGAGCATTTGGGAGCAGGAACTGAAAACCAGCGTCAATGCCAG GGGAAGCCTTGCCATGGATTTCCAGGCAGAACTGGATTCCCCTTTGCTCCAAGCCACCCTGAGGAGCCAGACAGAGGTGGAGACCTCCATCCACTTTGACACCCAGCTGAGGTTTTCCAGCAGCCCCATGCTCATGTGCCTGCAGCTGAGAGAGGAGCAGGTCCCATACAG GGAAGTGCTCTCAGTGTCCCAGTCTGCCGGGAGCCGGAGCAGCACCGCTCGGAGGGGCCGGCGCGGCGCCGTGCCCGGGAGGGAATTTGCCTTGCACCAAACCAACTCCAAGGTCTGCAAcatcctgctggctgcagaaaaGGAATAG
- the LOC135449872 gene encoding microsomal triglyceride transfer protein-like isoform X3, whose product MDPQAVRGCLCLLCFSLLRAAKGNLLPSFHPRSLYQYQYSLAVQLQHASTPSPWGARLQAEALIHLQQLWRDPGGEELLQLQIHDLKAQHQPEEERSQDSTGGSPVEIALSPEAQAELQQPVFISWSSGKVKAFYGNEAENILISNLKRGITSLFQLQPHASTTVEEDASGSCQVTYTVSNHSIIKTKDLLSCSKPKSGFTSMNKIFGVEWQPFSRSQYVVRDSLLQSVLAEESHVVAPALRSRSGIKISSRQQLQLVSPAVQGLAEASGQSLENVLAGTGAQPQPLGMASLPFRRVCTHCPSLRAFLKAFDRQRVRTDTSRVATAWQFQRFIQMLRSAKKRDVLQLLRRAPEEARPFLVEAAVATQSVASLAALSDFLDFSQEPKSILEKFLYAAAFSPRPSGELLQLVLDKLDGKQLAPEIWETGIVALGSLVGKLCQQKLCGLQVVERGVETILRGLRGAQEEPRVVISLLALGNARLLETIPTLLEHAEGGPTAVTTAATSALQRFPAHHISSKVKQVMRRIFHQKRKSYDKTCRLAAAEILLDNHPLPMDVINILLATTEMETEVATFLLLKVQNSLRDHHHLARKILKDIMGDPRINNYNFFSKAGISSSFSGPLAVTQDLTSTFGLDLLFLEGGFLRKSVSDFSLLSHGQRLHAAQVTFEAQGMESMMGESLSEGEEEPELMAGMVATFFDVQLRPIVFFQGYTDLMGKVLLSSGEPTCVVRGNLLLMDHHQVIPLQSGLQVTVKLQGGLGLDISADMDVSIWEQELKTSVNARGSLAMDFQAELDSPLLQATLRSQTEVETSIHFDTQLRFSSSPMLMCLQLREEQVPYREVLSVSQSAGSRSSTARRGRRGAVPGREFALHQTNSKVCNILLAAEKE is encoded by the exons ATGGATCCACAGGCAGTTCGGGGATGCTTGtgcctgctttgcttttccctcctgAGAGCAGCAAAAG GGAATCTGCTGCCTTCTTTCCATCCCAGGAGCCTGTATCAGTACCAGTACTCCCTGGCTGTCCAGCTGCAGCACGCCTCCACACCATCCCCGTGGGGGGCCCGGCTGCAGGCTGAGGCACTGAtccatctgcagcagctctggagggacCCAGGTGGGGAGGAACTGCTCCAGCTTCAG ATCCATGACCTGAAGGCCCAACACCAGCCAGAAGAGGAGAGGAGCCAGGACAGCACTGGAGGCTCCCCTGTAGAGATTGCACTGAgcccagaggcacaggcagagctccagcagccagtgTTCATCTCCTGGAGCAGTGGCAAG gtCAAAGCTTTCTACGGGAATGAAGCAGAAAACATCCTGATCTCCAACCTGAAACGAGGCATCACCAGTCTGTTCCAGCTTCAGCCCCATGCCAGCACCACAGTGGAG GAAGATGCCTCTGGAAGCTGCCAGGTCACCTACACCGTGTCCAACCATTCCATCATCAAGACCAAAGATCTCCTCAGCTGCTCGAAGCCCAAGTCTGGATTCACCTCCATGAACAAA ATTTTTGGAGTGGAGTGGCAGCCCTTCAGCAGAAGCCAGTACGTGGTGAGGGACAGCCTGCTGCAGTCAGTCCTGGCAGAGGAAAGCCACGTGGTGGCTCCAGCCCTGAGATCCCGCTCCGGCATCAAAATCAGTTCAAG gcagcagctccagctggtgTCTCCTGCAGTGCAAGGGCTGGCAGAGGCATCTGGACAAAGCCTTGAGAATgtgctggctggcacaggggcacagccccagcccctgggcatGGCCAGCCTGCCCTTCAGGAGGGTCTGCACGCACTGCCCGTCG CTGAGAGCCTTCCTGAAGGCGTTTGACAGGCAGAGAGTCAGAACAGACACCTCGAGGGTGGCGACAGCCTGGCAGTTCCAGAGGTTCATCCAGATGCTGCGCAGCGCCAAGaagagggatgtgctgcagctgctgaggagagccCCCGAGGAGGCACG ccccttcctggtGGAGGCAGCGGTGGCCACACAATCGGTGGCTTCCTTGGCAGCGCTCTCAGATTTCCTGGATTTCAGCCAGGAgcccaaatccatcctggagAAGTTTCTCTATGCAGCAGCTTTCTCTCCCCGGCCTTCAGGAGAGCTTCTCCAGCTCGTCCTG GACAAGCTGGATGGGAAGCAGCTGGCACCTGAGATCTGGGAGACAGGAATAGTTGCTCTGGGCTCTCTGGtgggcaagctgtgccagcagaagctctgtgggctgcag GTGGTGGAGCGTGGGGTGGAAACCATCCTTAGGGGGCTCAGAggtgcccaggaggagcccagggtggtcatttccctgctggccctggggaaTGCAAGGCTCCTTGAGACCATCCCGACCCTCCTGGAGCACGCTGAGGGCGGTCCCACGGCTGTCACCACCGCTGccacctctgccctgcagcGATTCCCCGCTCACCACATCTCCAGCAAG GTGAAGCAAGTGATGAGGAGGATTTTCCACCAGAAGAGGAAGAGTTATGACAAAACCTGTCgcctggcagctgcagaaatCCTCCTGGATAACCACCCCCTGCCCATGGATGTCATCAACATCCTGCTGGCCACCACCGAGATGGAGACAGAGGTGGCCACGTTCCTGCTGCTGAAGGTGCAGAACAGCCTGCGTGACCACCACCACCTGGCAAG gAAGATACTGAAAGACATCATGGGAGACCCACGGATCAACAATTACAACTTCTTCTCCAAAGCTGGCATCTCCTCTTCTTTCTCAGGACCTCTGGCAG TCACCCAGGACCTGACCTCCACTTTTGGGCTGGACCTGCTCTTTTTGGAGGGTGGATTCCTGAGGAAGAGCGTCTCCGacttctccctgctcagccacgGCCAGCGGCTCCATGCAGCTCAG GTGACTTTTGAAGCACAAGGGATGGAGTCGATGATGGGGGAAAGCCTCTCGGAAGGAGAAGAGGAGCCAGAGCTCATGGCTGGGATGGTAGCCACCTTCTTTGACGTCCAGCTGCGGCCAATTGTCTTCTTCCAGGGATACACAGACCTGATGGGCAAGGTCCTGCTGAGCAGTGGAGAGCCCACCTGTGTGGTCAGGGGGAACCTCCTGCTGATGGACCATCACCAG GTCATTCCTCTGCAGTCTGGCCTCCAAGTGACCGTCAAACTccagggtgggctggggctggacaTCTCAGCTGACATGGATGTGAGCATTTGGGAGCAGGAACTGAAAACCAGCGTCAATGCCAG GGGAAGCCTTGCCATGGATTTCCAGGCAGAACTGGATTCCCCTTTGCTCCAAGCCACCCTGAGGAGCCAGACAGAGGTGGAGACCTCCATCCACTTTGACACCCAGCTGAGGTTTTCCAGCAGCCCCATGCTCATGTGCCTGCAGCTGAGAGAGGAGCAGGTCCCATACAG GGAAGTGCTCTCAGTGTCCCAGTCTGCCGGGAGCCGGAGCAGCACCGCTCGGAGGGGCCGGCGCGGCGCCGTGCCCGGGAGGGAATTTGCCTTGCACCAAACCAACTCCAAGGTCTGCAAcatcctgctggctgcagaaaaGGAATAG
- the LOC135449872 gene encoding microsomal triglyceride transfer protein-like isoform X2, giving the protein MDPQAVRGCLCLLCFSLLRAAKGNLLPSFHPRSLYQYQYSLAVQLQHASTPSPWGARLQAEALIHLQQLWRDPGGEELLQLQEDASGSCQVTYTVSNHSIIKTKDLLSCSKPKSGFTSMNKIFGVEWQPFSRSQYVVRDSLLQSVLAEESHVVAPALRSRSGIKISSRQQLQLVSPAVQGLAEASGQSLENVLAGTGAQPQPLGMASLPFRRVCTHCPSLRAFLKAFDRQRVRTDTSRVATAWQFQRFIQMLRSAKKRDVLQLLRRAPEEARPFLVEAAVATQSVASLAALSDFLDFSQEPKSILEKFLYAAAFSPRPSGELLQLVLDKLDGKQLAPEIWETGIVALGSLVGKLCQQKLCGLQVVERGVETILRGLRGAQEEPRVVISLLALGNARLLETIPTLLEHAEGGPTAVTTAATSALQRFPAHHISSKVKQVMRRIFHQKRKSYDKTCRLAAAEILLDNHPLPMDVINILLATTEMETEVATFLLLKVQNSLRDHHHLARKILKDIMGDPRINNYNFFSKAGISSSFSGPLAVTQDLTSTFGLDLLFLEGGFLRKSVSDFSLLSHGQRLHAAQVTFEAQGMESMMGESLSEGEEEPELMAGMVATFFDVQLRPIVFFQGYTDLMGKVLLSSGEPTCVVRGNLLLMDHHQVIPLQSGLQVTVKLQGGLGLDISADMDVSIWEQELKTSVNARGSLAMDFQAELDSPLLQATLRSQTEVETSIHFDTQLRFSSSPMLMCLQLREEQVPYREVLSVSQSAGSRSSTARRGRRGAVPGREFALHQTNSKVCNILLAAEKE; this is encoded by the exons ATGGATCCACAGGCAGTTCGGGGATGCTTGtgcctgctttgcttttccctcctgAGAGCAGCAAAAG GGAATCTGCTGCCTTCTTTCCATCCCAGGAGCCTGTATCAGTACCAGTACTCCCTGGCTGTCCAGCTGCAGCACGCCTCCACACCATCCCCGTGGGGGGCCCGGCTGCAGGCTGAGGCACTGAtccatctgcagcagctctggagggacCCAGGTGGGGAGGAACTGCTCCAGCTTCAG GAAGATGCCTCTGGAAGCTGCCAGGTCACCTACACCGTGTCCAACCATTCCATCATCAAGACCAAAGATCTCCTCAGCTGCTCGAAGCCCAAGTCTGGATTCACCTCCATGAACAAA ATTTTTGGAGTGGAGTGGCAGCCCTTCAGCAGAAGCCAGTACGTGGTGAGGGACAGCCTGCTGCAGTCAGTCCTGGCAGAGGAAAGCCACGTGGTGGCTCCAGCCCTGAGATCCCGCTCCGGCATCAAAATCAGTTCAAG gcagcagctccagctggtgTCTCCTGCAGTGCAAGGGCTGGCAGAGGCATCTGGACAAAGCCTTGAGAATgtgctggctggcacaggggcacagccccagcccctgggcatGGCCAGCCTGCCCTTCAGGAGGGTCTGCACGCACTGCCCGTCG CTGAGAGCCTTCCTGAAGGCGTTTGACAGGCAGAGAGTCAGAACAGACACCTCGAGGGTGGCGACAGCCTGGCAGTTCCAGAGGTTCATCCAGATGCTGCGCAGCGCCAAGaagagggatgtgctgcagctgctgaggagagccCCCGAGGAGGCACG ccccttcctggtGGAGGCAGCGGTGGCCACACAATCGGTGGCTTCCTTGGCAGCGCTCTCAGATTTCCTGGATTTCAGCCAGGAgcccaaatccatcctggagAAGTTTCTCTATGCAGCAGCTTTCTCTCCCCGGCCTTCAGGAGAGCTTCTCCAGCTCGTCCTG GACAAGCTGGATGGGAAGCAGCTGGCACCTGAGATCTGGGAGACAGGAATAGTTGCTCTGGGCTCTCTGGtgggcaagctgtgccagcagaagctctgtgggctgcag GTGGTGGAGCGTGGGGTGGAAACCATCCTTAGGGGGCTCAGAggtgcccaggaggagcccagggtggtcatttccctgctggccctggggaaTGCAAGGCTCCTTGAGACCATCCCGACCCTCCTGGAGCACGCTGAGGGCGGTCCCACGGCTGTCACCACCGCTGccacctctgccctgcagcGATTCCCCGCTCACCACATCTCCAGCAAG GTGAAGCAAGTGATGAGGAGGATTTTCCACCAGAAGAGGAAGAGTTATGACAAAACCTGTCgcctggcagctgcagaaatCCTCCTGGATAACCACCCCCTGCCCATGGATGTCATCAACATCCTGCTGGCCACCACCGAGATGGAGACAGAGGTGGCCACGTTCCTGCTGCTGAAGGTGCAGAACAGCCTGCGTGACCACCACCACCTGGCAAG gAAGATACTGAAAGACATCATGGGAGACCCACGGATCAACAATTACAACTTCTTCTCCAAAGCTGGCATCTCCTCTTCTTTCTCAGGACCTCTGGCAG TCACCCAGGACCTGACCTCCACTTTTGGGCTGGACCTGCTCTTTTTGGAGGGTGGATTCCTGAGGAAGAGCGTCTCCGacttctccctgctcagccacgGCCAGCGGCTCCATGCAGCTCAG GTGACTTTTGAAGCACAAGGGATGGAGTCGATGATGGGGGAAAGCCTCTCGGAAGGAGAAGAGGAGCCAGAGCTCATGGCTGGGATGGTAGCCACCTTCTTTGACGTCCAGCTGCGGCCAATTGTCTTCTTCCAGGGATACACAGACCTGATGGGCAAGGTCCTGCTGAGCAGTGGAGAGCCCACCTGTGTGGTCAGGGGGAACCTCCTGCTGATGGACCATCACCAG GTCATTCCTCTGCAGTCTGGCCTCCAAGTGACCGTCAAACTccagggtgggctggggctggacaTCTCAGCTGACATGGATGTGAGCATTTGGGAGCAGGAACTGAAAACCAGCGTCAATGCCAG GGGAAGCCTTGCCATGGATTTCCAGGCAGAACTGGATTCCCCTTTGCTCCAAGCCACCCTGAGGAGCCAGACAGAGGTGGAGACCTCCATCCACTTTGACACCCAGCTGAGGTTTTCCAGCAGCCCCATGCTCATGTGCCTGCAGCTGAGAGAGGAGCAGGTCCCATACAG GGAAGTGCTCTCAGTGTCCCAGTCTGCCGGGAGCCGGAGCAGCACCGCTCGGAGGGGCCGGCGCGGCGCCGTGCCCGGGAGGGAATTTGCCTTGCACCAAACCAACTCCAAGGTCTGCAAcatcctgctggctgcagaaaaGGAATAG